In the genome of Caulobacter flavus, the window ACGGACGGCAGCGTGCTCAGAATTTCCGGTAAGTCCCGGGATCCATGCAGGATGCGCATGATCACGGGTGGTCGGCGCTGGCAGTTGTAGACACGGACATGGGGAAAGCCGGGCAGGGGCGACCGATAGGGCTCGGGCGCATGCTCTGGGCGGCTCGCGCCGGTCATGGGGAAGCTTCCCAGCAGGGCCAGCGCCTCCCTCAACTCCATCTGGAACCTGCGTGAAGCCTTCGGGCTGTCTCCGGCGATCCAGCTGGCCGCCGCCATCATGTGGCGGCGAGCCGTGGCTGAAAGCGTGGCGGGAGGCATCTATTCGGCGGCGTGGGCTTCGGCGGCCTCGATGATGGCGTCCAGATCCGCCATGACCTCCTCGAGCGTGAACACCTCTCCCCGGTCGGCCTCGTCCTCGGCGTCCTTGAGCGACTGCAGGAAGGCCTGCCGTTTCTGCTCTTGGTGTTGCAGCAGGCGCAGGCTGGCCTCGACGACTTCGTTGACGTCGCCGAAACGCCCGTCCGCCACGCAATCCTCGGCGAACTTCTCCAAGGCGGGCGTCAGTTTCACCTGAATGGTCATGCGACCCTCGTGTGGATTTCGATCGCAGCATGACTCCGTGGGAACAAAACCGCAACCATCACGCCCCCAGCCGCAGGTGGTTGAGCAGGTCGACGCGCGTGATGACGCCAACGAACTCGTCGCCGTCGACGACCAGGGCCACCTCGTCGCGGTCGAACACCTCGGGCAGGGCCTCGACGCCCTGGTGGGCCTGCAGGGTGTTGATCTCGCGGGTCATGGCGTCGGCGACGGGGGTCTTGAAGCGGGCGCCACGGTGCTCCTCGTGGTGCTCGTCGCCGCCCTCGACGGCGGCCAGGATGTCGCTCTCGTCGAGGATGCCGACCAGGCGGCCGGCGTCGACCACCGGCAGCTGGCTGATGTCGCTCGAGCGCATGCGATTGTAGGCGGTCAGCAAGGTATCTTGGGGCCCGATGGCGATCACGCCGCCCTCGGCGTAGCGCTTGGCGATCAGGTCGCGCAGGTCGCCGTGCAGTTCGCGCTGGTCGAAGCCGTGGGCCGCCAGCCACATGTCGTTGAACATCTTGGTCAGGTACTTCGCGCCGGTGTCGCAGACCAGCGTCACCACCCGCTTGGCTTCCGTCTGCTCGCGGCAATAGCGCAGGGCCGCCGCCAGCAGGGTGCCCGAGGACGAGCCGGCCAGCACGCCCTCCTTGCGCAGCAGCAGGCGGGCGGTGTCGACGCTCTCGCGGTCGCTGATCGAGTAGGCCTTGCGGACGAGATCCATCTGGGCGTTGTCGGGGATGAAGTCCTCGCCGATGCCCTCGACGATCCACGATCCGGCCTCGCCGTAGGTCCCGGTCGCCACGTAGTCGCAGAGGATCGAGCCGACCGGGTCGGCCAGCACCATCTGGGTCTTGGGCGAGTGGGCGGCCATGTAGCGGCCGACGCCGGTCAGGGTGCCGCCCGAGCCGACGCCGACGACCACGGCGTCGACGTCGCCGTCCATCTGGGCGAGGATTTCCGGGCCGGTGCCGGTCTCGTGGGCCAGCGGATTGGCCGGATTGGCGAACTGGTTGACGTAGATCGCGCCGGGGATCGACTGGGCCAGGGTCTGGGCCATGTCCTGGTAGTATTCGGGGTGGCCCTTGCCGACGTCGCTGCGGGTCAGGCGCACGTCCACGCCCATGGCCCGCAGGTGCAGGATCTTCTCGCGGGCCATCTTGTCGGGCACCACCAGGATCAGCTTGTAGCCCTTCAGCGTCGCCACCTGCGCCAGGCCC includes:
- a CDS encoding type II toxin-antitoxin system RelE/ParE family toxin, translating into MPPATLSATARRHMMAAASWIAGDSPKASRRFQMELREALALLGSFPMTGASRPEHAPEPYRSPLPGFPHVRVYNCQRRPPVIMRILHGSRDLPEILSTLPSVDDSAP
- a CDS encoding type II toxin-antitoxin system ParD family antitoxin: MTIQVKLTPALEKFAEDCVADGRFGDVNEVVEASLRLLQHQEQKRQAFLQSLKDAEDEADRGEVFTLEEVMADLDAIIEAAEAHAAE
- a CDS encoding pyridoxal-phosphate dependent enzyme, whose protein sequence is MNDPKSALPPVAGSALDLIGRTPMLEVRNLDIGPCRLFLKLENQNPGGSIKDRVARSMIEAAEADGSLRPGGTIIEATAGNTGLGLAQVATLKGYKLILVVPDKMAREKILHLRAMGVDVRLTRSDVGKGHPEYYQDMAQTLAQSIPGAIYVNQFANPANPLAHETGTGPEILAQMDGDVDAVVVGVGSGGTLTGVGRYMAAHSPKTQMVLADPVGSILCDYVATGTYGEAGSWIVEGIGEDFIPDNAQMDLVRKAYSISDRESVDTARLLLRKEGVLAGSSSGTLLAAALRYCREQTEAKRVVTLVCDTGAKYLTKMFNDMWLAAHGFDQRELHGDLRDLIAKRYAEGGVIAIGPQDTLLTAYNRMRSSDISQLPVVDAGRLVGILDESDILAAVEGGDEHHEEHRGARFKTPVADAMTREINTLQAHQGVEALPEVFDRDEVALVVDGDEFVGVITRVDLLNHLRLGA